The Lutibacter profundi region TGTATTAAACCCTTCATTAGTAAAGTTTTGGTAAGAATATCCTGCCATAACATCAATAGAACTATTGATTGATTTTAAATCTTTAGCATAATTTAAATAAAAATCTGATAATATATTCTTTTTACTTTGTTCATAATGAGTTATGTTACCTAGTTTTGCTAGTTCAACTGAACTTGCTGTAGCAGAGTTAAAAGTAGTATCATCTCCGTAACTATTTGATATATCATATCCTAAATTTAGATTAGCTCTTAATTCAGGTAAAAAATGCATTTTATAATCAAATTGAATATTTCCAATACTTCTGGTTGCATTTGAAGAATTATTTCTTTGTTTTAATAAAGCTACAGGATTTTTAGGAGCTCCAACAGCTACAGGGTTTCCATCAGGTTGAAGCCATTGAAAATAACCTCCGTATGGTGAAGCGTTATCGTAAACAGGTTTTGTTGGGTCAAAGGCAATAGCATTGCTAATAGCTCCTGTGTCAGCAAACCGGTTATTAATCATAGAAACTTTGGTGTTTAGATCTATTTTTAAGTGATCGTCTAATAGTTTTGAAGCAACACTTAATGAAAATGTTGATCTTTCAAGTTTGGAAGTTAATAATGTACCTTCTTGGCTTGTATATCCAATAGATCCTCTAATTCTTAAATTTTCAGTACCACCTCTTAAACTTAAATTATGGTCTGTACCATATCCTGTTCTAAATATTTCATTTTGCCAATTTGTATTTGCATTACCTAATAAGGCAATATCACTTGGTAATCCATTTGCATTTACATAATCTCTAAATTGATTTACCGAAAGAACATCAACAGTACTTATATTTTCGTTTACAGAAAAGTTAGAGCTATAAGTTCCTTTAAGCCCATCAGCAGTTCCTTTTTTAGTTGTAATAATAATAACACCATTTGAAGCTCTAGAACCATAAATTGCAGTTGCAGAAGCATCTTTCAAAATAGTATATGATTCAATATCATTTGGATTAATTGTGTTTAAAGGATTTCTTAATCCAGAAATACCCTCTTTATCTACAGGCACACCATCAATAATAAATAAAGGGTCATTGGAAGCATTCAATGATGCTCCACCTCTAATTCTAATTGTAGATCCGCTACCAGGAGCACCACCATTCGATATTACTTGAATACCAGCAATTTTACCAGTTAACATTTGATCAGGTGATACAATTACACCTCTATTTAAATCTTTTGGTTTAACTGTTGTAATTGATCCTGTGGCATCTTTTACAGTTGTTGTACCGTAACCAATAATTACAACTTCATTTAATGTTTCTGTATCTTGCTCTAACGCTACATTAATAGTAGTGTTATCTCCTACAGTTATTTCCAGGGTACTAAACCCAATATAAGAAAATACAAGTACATCCCCCTTCTTTACGTTTTCTAAGGAATATTTTCCGTCAAAATCAGTTGAGGTTCCCTTTGTAGTCCCTTTTATAATAATACCAACTCCTGGTAATTCACTACCAGTAGCTTTTTCTGTTACTTTACCGGTTACTGTTTGTTGTGCAAACAAACTAATAGGTAAAAATACAATAACAGTCAATAGAAAAAGTTTGAAATTTTTCATCTATTTTAAGTTAATTAATAATTAAGTTTTTAAATAATTTGTACTATTTTCATTACATTTCACTGTGTGAAGTTAAGAAGTTAACATTTGTTTAACAATGATTACTGTCACTTTTAAAAATACGCAAACGTTTTCGTGTTCATAACTTTTCAACTCAAACGTTAAAGTAAATTAACTTTATGAGTACTTTTTTTTTATAAATATGGATTTTTCAGTATTTTATTGTGTTTCGGATGAATCTTTCAGTCTATTTTTATATTATATGACTATAAATTTTATCTTTGTAACAAGGGAAAGTAAGGCCTTGTTTATTTAAAATATACGGATATCAATTTCTTGTATAGATAAACTATTACAAGTGAATTCATTCTAATTAAAAAAAGCAATAAAAACGACATATGAAACCAAGAATTACTTTAAAAAAAATAGCAAAAGAATTTGGAGTATCTATATCAACGGTTTCAAAAGCGTTAAAAGACAGTCATGAAATTAGTGAAGAAACAAGGGGAAAGATAAAAGCCTTTGCAGATTATTATAATTACAAACCTAATAGTTTGGCACTTCAACTTCGCAATCAAAAAACATCAGTGATAGGTGTTATAATTCCTGAAATTGTTCATCATTTTTTCTCTACAGTTATCAATGGAATTGAGCAGTATGCTAATGAAAAAGGATACAATGTAATGGTCTGTTTGTCTAACGAATCCTATGAAAAAGAAGTTTCAAATTTTAGTGTACTAACAAATGGTAGTGTTGATGGGCTAATTGTTTCTATAGCAAGAGAAACTCAAGAAAACGAGGGATATAAACATTTTGATGCTATTATTTCTGATGATTTTCCATTGGTACTATTTGATAGAATAATTGATGAATTAAAATGTGACAAAGTAATAATTGATGATATTGGGGGAGCATTTAAGGCAACAAACCATTTGATTGAAATTGGAGCAAAACGTATTGCATTAATAACTACTCAAGATTTTATTACGGTAGGTTCATTAAGAAAGCAAGGCTATTTAAAGGCGTTGAAAACGAGAGGGATAACTATTGATGAAAATCTGATTTATAAAATTGATGATACTAAAGATTTATACAAACAAATTGAAAAGGTTATTCAGGTTAAAAACCCACCAGATGCAATTTTAGCTGTAAATGAAATTTATGCAGCTATTGCCTTAAAAATAGCTAAAGAAAAGGGGTTGTCTATACCTAAAGATATTGCTATTATAGGCTTTACAAGCGGTTTAATATCTGAATTTACAGATCCAGCATTAACTTCAGTTGAGCAACATGGTGATTTAATGGGAAAACAAGCAGCGGAGTTGTTAATAAATAGAATTGAAAATACTGCACCAAGTGAATATCAAAAAGTAGTAATATCATCAAATTTAAAAATTAGGAAATCTACTTTATCAGAGAACTAGTGTTAAAAAAAAATCTATATAACTCAAAGGTTATAGTACTTGATTTGTAGGGTTCTAACTAAAATCTTCTTTCAAAAAAAATTAAACTTCATTTTTTTTATTTATATTTGTCGGGTAAAAGACAATTTTACAACATACTATTTTTTCACACTTCACGCGAAACATTTAAAGCAGTACTGCTTTAAGCTGTTTGTTTATTATAATAGAAATATTTATGGAAAAACGGAAACTTAGTTTCTGGGAAATCTGGAATTTAAGTTTCGGATTCTTAGGAATTCAAATGGGTTTTGCTTTGCAAAATGCCAATGCAAGTAGAATATTACAAATTTTTGGTGCTCATGTTGAAGAGTTATCATGGTTTTGGATAGTTGCTCCGCTTACAGGATTAATTGTTCAGCCTATAATTGGATATTACAGTGATAGAACATGGACTCGTTTAGGTAGAAGGCGTCCTTATTTTTTAACAGGAGCAATTTTAGCTTCTTTAGGACTTATTTTTATGCCAAATGCAGCTATGTTTACAGCTTTTTTACCTGCTTTATGGGTAGGTGCAGGTCTGCTAATGATAATGGATGCATCTTTTAATATAGCAATGGAACCTTTTAGAGCATTAGTTGCTGATATATTACCATCAGATCAAAGAACCTTAGGATTTAGTATTCAAACTATTTTAATTGGTATTGGAGCAGTTGTTGGTTCGTGGTTACCGTATGCTTTAACTAATTGGTTTGGTATTGCAAACACGGCTCAGTCAGGAGAGGTACCTTTAAACTTGCTATTATCTTTTATAATAGGTGCAATTGTACTATTAGTAAGCATAATAGTTACAGTAGTTACTACTAAAGAGTATTCTCCAGAAGAAATGGCGCAAATGCAATTAAGTGAAGAAGGCAATATTGAAGAAGAAGAGAAAGAAGAAGAAAAATCAAGTATCTTGGATATTTTTTCTGATTTTAAGAAAATGCCATTGACTATGAAACAATTGAGTTTTGTTCAATTCTTTTCATGGTTTGGTTTATTTGGTATGTGGGTTTTTTCTACCCCAGCTATTGCTCACCATATTTATGGACTACCATTATCAGATTCTAGTAGTGAAGCGTATCAAAATGCCGGAGATTGGGTAGGAGTTTTGTTTGGTGTATATAATTTGGTTTCAGCCATATATGCCTTTTTCTTACCTGCAATTGCTAAAAAAATAGGTAGAAAAAGAACACATGAAATTTCATTAGTTATTGGAGGTTTAGGATTGGTGTCAATATTTATAATGCCAAATCAATATTGGTTAATTTTATCTATGGTTGGAGTAGGAATTGCTTGGGCAAGTATTTTGGCTATGCCATATGCAATTTTAGCAGGTTCAATTCCAGTTAAAAAAATGGGGGTTTATATGGGTATTTTTAACTTTTTTATTGTAATTCCTCAAATAATAAATGCTTTAATTGGTGGGCCAATTGTAAAATACCTATACGGAGGCGATGCAATTTATGCATTAATAGCAAGTGGTGTCTCATTTTTAATTGCCGCAATGTTAGTATCAAGAGTAAAAGATGTTGATGATAAAGTAGTTATAGTTAAATAAATGAAAAAAGAAATAGGTTTTATATTCGATTTAGATGGTGTTATAGTTGATACAGCAAAGTATCATTACTTAGCCTGGAAAAATTTAGCAAATTCATTAGGTTTTAATTTTACTGAAAAACAAAATGAGCAATTGAAAGGAGTTAGTAGGGTTAAATCGCTTGAAATATTGCTAAAATATGGAAATGTTAAGCTATCTGAAGAAAAAAAACAATCTTTATTACTCGAAAAAAATAAAGAATATTTAGAATATGTTTATAAAATGACACCCAAAGAAATTCTTCCGGGAGTAAACCAACTATTAACTTTTTTGGAAACAAACAATATAAAGTTTGCCTTGGGTTCAGCTAGCAAAAATGCACCATTAATCCTGGAAAAAGTTGAATTGTATAAGAGGTTTACTGCAATTGTTGATGGTAACGATGTTTCTAAAGCAAAACCAAACCCGGAAGTTTTTTTAATAGGTGCCAAAAAATTAGGTATGAAACCTGAAAATTGTATTGTAGTTGAAGATGCAATAGCAGGAATTCAGGCCGCTAATGCAGCTAAAATGATAAGTATTGGAATAGGAGATAAAAAAGTATTAAGTGAAGCAGCTTATGTTTTTAAGGACATGACGGAAATTACTCCAGATTTTTTAAAAAATCTAATCAATTAGAAAAATGAATAAAAATTATATAGTTCCAAATGAATGGTCAATTGTAGAGGAAGTTTTTGACACAAAAAATGTCAAAGCTTCTGAAAGTCTGTTTAGTATTGGGAATGGATCAATGGGGCAACGAGCCAATTTTGAAGAAGATTATTCAGGCGAAACACTACAAGGAAGTTATATTGGAGGTGTTTATTACCCTGATAAAACTAGAGTAGGTTGGTGGAAAAACGGATACCCAGAATATTTTGCTAAAGTGTTAAATGCTCCCAATTGGATAGGCATCCATATACAAATTAACGGTACTAATTTAGACTTAAATTTGTGTGAAGTTGCTAATTTCAGAAGAGAGCTAAACATGAAAGAAGGTTGGTTAAGTCGCTCTTTTAAAGCAACACTAAAAACAGGAGAACAAATACTAGTTAAAACCAAAAGATTAATAAGTATTGAATTAAACGAAGTTGGAGCTATAGAATATAGTATTACAGCAGTTAATTTCTCAGGAGAAATCACCTTTTCACCTTATATTGATGCTGGTATCGTAAATGAAGATTCAAATTATAATGAGTATTTTTGGGAAACATTGCAGATTGTAGAGGGAGAAAATAAAGGAAGTATTTTATCTAAAACTCTGAAAACAGAATTTCATGTAGCAACAGCAATGAATGTTTCTTTTACATTAAATAATCTAAAGTTAGAGGTTTTACAGGAAACCAACATAGAAGAAAAATCATTAACTTATAGTTATAAAATCGATGTTTCACAGGGGGATGTAGCTACAATTTATAAATATGGAAGCTATGTGAGTTCTCTTAACTATAAAAATAATGAATTAATTGAAGCCTCGTTTCAAAATGTTCAAACAGCAAGTGAATTAAGGTTTGAAGATTTGTTGAACCTTCAAAAGCAATCATGGGCAACAATTTGGCGTACAGCTGATATAGTAATTGAAGGAGATATAAAAGCGCAACAAGGAATACGGTTTAATATTTTTCAATTAAATCAGACTTATATGGGGACTGATGCCCGTTTAAATATAGGTCCAAAAGGATTTACAGGAGAAAAATACGGAGGAAGCACCTATTGGGATACTGAAGCTTATTGTATTCCTTTTTATATGGGGACAAAAGATGCCCAAGTTGCAAAGAATCTTTTATTATACAGATACAATCAGTTAGATAAAGCTATAGAAAATGCTCAAAAATTAGGATTTACAAATGGAGCCGCATTATACCCAATGGTTACTATGAATGGTGAAGAATGCCATAACGAGTGGGAAATTACTTTTGAAGAAATTCATAGAAATGGAGCCATGATTTACGGAATTTATAACTATGTAAATTATACAAATGATTTTGAGTATATTCCTAAATTTGGATTAGAAGTTATGATTGGTGTTGCGCGTTTTTGGTATCAAAGAGCTAACTTTTCAGCAGTAAAAAACCAATACGTAATTTTAGGAGTAACAGGACCAAATGAATATGAAAATAATGTAAATAATAATTTTTACACCAATTATTTGGCAAAATGGTGTATAGAATATGCTGTTGAATCTTTGCAAAAAGTTAAAAACGAATATCCAGAAGATTATAGTAGAGTATTTGCTAAAGCAAGTTTAACAGAAACTGAAACTAAAGAATGGTTACAAGTAGCCAATAATATGTATTTTCCCTTTAGTGAAAAACATAATGTTTACTTACAACAAGATGACTTTTTAGATAAAGAATTAATTCCAGCGGCAGAATTATCAAAAAAAGAACGTCCAATAAACCAAAAATGGTCATGGGATCGTATTTTACGTTCATGCTATATTAAACAGGCCGATGTTTTACAAGGAATGTTCTTTTTTGAAGATAAATTTACAAAACAAGAATTAGAACGCCATTTTGATTTTTATGAGCCATTAACGGTTCATGAATCTTCACTTTCTCCTTGTGTACATTCTATCTTGGCAGCTTCAATTGATAGAATGCCAAAAGCATACGAACAATATGTGAGGACTGCTCGGTTAGATTTAGATGATTACAATCATGAAGTAGATGAAGGTTGCCATATCACTAGTATGGCAGGTACTTGGATGTCAATTGTTCAAGGTTTTGGAGGTATGAGAGTTTCTGAAGATGGAAAATTAGTATTCAACCCTCAAATTCCTAAACAGTGGAAATCTTATTCATTTACAATTAACTTTAGAAATCAAATTCTAAAAATAAAAGTAAATCAAGCCAAAACTATTTTTGAACTTGAAGGGACACATGAATTACAAATTAAAGTAAATAATAAAACAATTATTGTTACACCCAATAATTTGGTAACAGTTTAAAAGCATTTATATGAAAAAAATTAGTCTTTTTTTAGCATTAATAATTATTAATTTTTCTATTAAAGCTCAAAAAATTAAAAAAATAGAACCCCCATTTTGGTGGGCAGACATGAACTATAATCAACTTGAATTGTTAATTTATGGAGATAATATTGCTAGTTTTACTCCTTCAGTTGAAAATGAAGATATTCTAATTACAGGGGTTAAAAAAACGGAAAACAACCGTTATTTATTTTTAGATTTAGATGTATCAAAAGCACAGGTAGGAACGTTTAAAATAAATTTTACTAAAAAAGGAAAAAAAAATAATTTTTCAGTAAATTATGAATTAAAACAACGAAGTTCAAATTCAAAATTCAGAACAGGTTTTGATAGCTCTGATGTGGTTTATTTATTAATGCCCGACCGGTTTGCTAATGGTGATGTTACAAATGATTCTTCAAGTGAAGTTATAGAAAAAGGGAATAGAAGCTTAAAAGGAGGTCGTCATGGAGGTGATATCCAAGGAATTATTAATCATTTAGATTATATTAAACAATTAGGTGCTACCGCTATTTGGAGTACACCTTTATTAGAAGACAATCAATCAACCTATTCGTATCACGGTTATGCAATTTCCAATCCTTATAAAATAGACCCTCGATATGGAACTAATAAATTATATAAAAATTTAGCTGAAAAAGCACATGAAAAAGGCTTGAAATTAATTATGGATTATGTTACAAACCATTGGGGAAGTGCTAACTGGATAATTAAAGATTTACCAACTAGAGATTGGATTCATCAGTTTCCTAATTTTCAACGTTCAAATTATAGAATGACTACTCAATATGATCCTTATGCTTCTAAAATTGATACTAAATTGTGTATGAATGGATGGTTTGATACTACTATGCCAGATTTAAACCAAAACAATCCTTTAGTTTTAAATTATTTAATTCAAAATGCTATTTGGTGGATTGAATATGCCAATTTAGACGGACTTAGAGTAGATACTTATTCCTATAATGACAAAGAAGGAATTTCAAAATGGACAAAAGCAATTATGGATGAATATCCTAATTTTAATATTGTTGGAGAAGTTTGGATGCATAATCAGGCCGCTATTTCGTATTGGCAAAAAGATAGTAAAATAGGAGCTATTGAAAGTTATAATTCTTATTTGCCAAGTGTTATGGACTTTACGTTGCACGATGCACTTACAGCAATGTTTAATGAAGATAATGCAAGTTGGAATGACGGAATGATTAAAGCTTATAATAATTTTGCTAACGATTACTTATATTCGAATAGTAATAACTTGTTGGTTTTTGTAGATAATCATGACACCCAGCGGATTAATGAAATTTTTAATGGTGATATTCATAAATATAAATTGGCACTAACACTAATCTCAACTGTGCGTGGTATTCCTCAATTGTATTACGGAAGTGAAATAGGTATGAGAGGGAATAAAAATAATGGAGATGGTGATATCCGTAAAGATTTTCCTGGTGGTTGGGAAAACGATAGCAATAATGCATTTATTAACTCAGGAAGAACAAAAAAGCAACAAGAATATTTTAATTTTACCAGTAAGCTACTAAACTGGCGTAAAAATTCTAAGGTAATTCAAACCGGAAAAACAACACACTATATTCCTGAAAATAATGTATATATCTATTTTAGATATAATGAAAAAAAATCTGTAATGGTGGTTATCAATAACAACCCTAAAGAGCAAATAATACCATTAAAGAGATTTGCTGAAAACTTAAAAAAATACACTTCCGGAATAGATATTTTAACCAATACTAAATTTGATTTAACCCAAAAAGAGATATCCGTTCAAGGAAAAACAGCCTTAGTTATTGAATTAAACTAGCGTTTATATGAAATTCATAAAAATATTTTTATTGATACTAATTAGTGTTGTTTTTTATAATTGTAAAAATAATAAAACAAAAAAACCAACAAATGAAGGTATTAAAGTGATTGCTGTTAAGGCAGTGTTATCTTCAGGTAAATTAGAACGAGTAGTTAATTTTCCATCAAAATTTGTACAACCAAGAAATGTAGATATTTGGCTACCAAATAATTATTCTTCTAAAAATAAATATGCTGTATTGTATATGCATGATGGTCAAATGTTATTTGACAGTACTAAAACGTGGAATCATCAAGAATGGAAAGTGGATGAAATTGTTGGTAAGTTGTTAGCTGAAAAAAAAATAAAAAACACTATTGTTGTGGGTGTTTGGAATCGCCCAAAAAATCGTCATACAGATTATTATCCTAAAAAGGCTTTTGAGTTTTTGCCCAAAAAATTTAAAGATTCTATTTTTAAAATTACTGAAAAGCAATATGTATCGGATTTTAAAGTTTTACAATCTGACAATTATTTAAAGTTTATTGTTAAAGAAGTAAAACCTTATATTGATTCACATTATTCAACCTTTACTACAAAAGAAAATACCTTTATTGCTGGCTCTAGTATGGGAGGCTTAATTTCGTGGTATGCTTTATGTGAATATCCAAATATTTTTGGAGGAGCGGCTTGTTTGTCCACACATTGGATTGGTTTTAAACCGCAAGGAAATAGCCCAGTGCCAAATTCTTTTTTTACTTATTTAGAACAAAATTTACCTTCTTCAAATAATCACAAAATATATTTTGATTATGGTACAAAAACGTTGGATAAATTTTACTTACCGTATCAACACAGAGTAGATGAGATTTTAAAAACGAAAGGTTACAATGAATTAAATTCAAAAAATTTAAAATTTGAAGGATTGGATCATTCAGAAAATTCCTGGAATCAACGTTTTCAAATCCCTGTTGAATTTCTTTTAAAAAAATAAATTATGAAGCTTAAAAATATCTTCTTATATCTTTTTGTAAGTATTTCAACTGTAGTTTTTACTCAAAATACAGGTAGAAAGTTTGTGAATATTTCTTCAAATAAATCTTTTGTAAAAATACAAACAAATGATGGATGGTATAGAATACAGCCTTATTCTAACCACATAATTGAAACTTCATTTATTCCAACAAACGAAACCTACAATCCACATTCTGAAGCGGTAGTATTAAAACCTAAAAATATTCCATTTAAAATTACAGTAACCAATCAAAATATTACTATTTCAACTAAAGGAATCAAAATAATTATCACCAAAAACCCTTTTCAGATTAGCTATTATTACAAAAACAATTTTTTAATTTCTGAACGAAAAGGATATAAAAAAACAGATAAATATGAAATAATTGATTTTAACTTAAATGCTACTGAAGTTTTATATGGAGCAGGGGAACGTGCTTTGGGAATGAACAGGAGAGGTTATAAATTGCAATTGTATAACAGAGCTCATTACGGTTATGAAACGCATTTGGAGTTGATGAATTATTCAATACCACTAGTTTTTTCCTCCAAAAAGTATGCAATTTTATTTGATAATGCGCCTATAGGATATCTAGATTTAGATAGTAAAAAAGATAATTCATTACAATACGAAACCATTAATGGAAGAAAAACATATCAAATAATTGCAAGTGATAGGTGGACTGATTTGGTGAGCCAATATGTTACTTTAACCGGTAAACAACCTTTAATTCCTCGTTGGGCTTTGGGTAATTTTGCAAGTAGGTTTGGGTATCATTCCCAAAAAGAAGTTGAAACTACTGTTCAAAAATTTATTGATGATAAAATCCCTGTGGACGCAGTAATTATTGATTTATATTGGTTTGGGAAAACCATAAAAGGAACTTTGGGAAACCTTGAATTTTATAAAGATTCATTTCCAAATCCTAAAAAAATGATTGCCAATTTAAATAAAAAAGGTATTAAAACTATTTTAGTTACAGAGCCTTTTATTTTAACCACATCAAACCGATGGAAAGAGG contains the following coding sequences:
- a CDS encoding SusC/RagA family TonB-linked outer membrane protein; this encodes MKNFKLFLLTVIVFLPISLFAQQTVTGKVTEKATGSELPGVGIIIKGTTKGTSTDFDGKYSLENVKKGDVLVFSYIGFSTLEITVGDNTTINVALEQDTETLNEVVIIGYGTTTVKDATGSITTVKPKDLNRGVIVSPDQMLTGKIAGIQVISNGGAPGSGSTIRIRGGASLNASNDPLFIIDGVPVDKEGISGLRNPLNTINPNDIESYTILKDASATAIYGSRASNGVIIITTKKGTADGLKGTYSSNFSVNENISTVDVLSVNQFRDYVNANGLPSDIALLGNANTNWQNEIFRTGYGTDHNLSLRGGTENLRIRGSIGYTSQEGTLLTSKLERSTFSLSVASKLLDDHLKIDLNTKVSMINNRFADTGAISNAIAFDPTKPVYDNASPYGGYFQWLQPDGNPVAVGAPKNPVALLKQRNNSSNATRSIGNIQFDYKMHFLPELRANLNLGYDISNSYGDDTTFNSATASSVELAKLGNITHYEQSKKNILSDFYLNYAKDLKSINSSIDVMAGYSYQNFTNEGFNTNNIQDPTLTETFDYYNELNLQSFFGRLKYAFADKYLLTLTYRRDGSSRFSKENRWANFPAAALAWKIYEEDFMKNSKTFSNLKLRLSWGITGQQDIGSYYPAIATYLAGTNTAQYQFGSSYITTFRAEPFNTTLKWEETETYNAGLDFGLFDDYLTGSIDAYFRRTKDLLNFIPFPGGSSLSNAGDANIGKMENKGVELMLNIKPIRTDDLNLNIGLNFTYADTEITQLTTNDGPDYEGVPVGIFSGGVGNTVQIHSVGYAPSAFFVYQQVYDSTGKPIEGVYVDRNNDGVITIADKYRNEKPAADFTFGFTTDLNYKKWNFNMAWRGSLGNYAYNNVDSNLGFNHQLLNAAFPNVISNGVKNVLETGFINGGAERYLSDYYIQDASFLKLDNISVGYNFGNVLSEGSNLSIIGSAQNIITITDYKGLDPEVSGGIDYNIYPRPKIYMLGVNLNF
- a CDS encoding LacI family DNA-binding transcriptional regulator, which translates into the protein MKPRITLKKIAKEFGVSISTVSKALKDSHEISEETRGKIKAFADYYNYKPNSLALQLRNQKTSVIGVIIPEIVHHFFSTVINGIEQYANEKGYNVMVCLSNESYEKEVSNFSVLTNGSVDGLIVSIARETQENEGYKHFDAIISDDFPLVLFDRIIDELKCDKVIIDDIGGAFKATNHLIEIGAKRIALITTQDFITVGSLRKQGYLKALKTRGITIDENLIYKIDDTKDLYKQIEKVIQVKNPPDAILAVNEIYAAIALKIAKEKGLSIPKDIAIIGFTSGLISEFTDPALTSVEQHGDLMGKQAAELLINRIENTAPSEYQKVVISSNLKIRKSTLSEN
- a CDS encoding MFS transporter, which codes for MEKRKLSFWEIWNLSFGFLGIQMGFALQNANASRILQIFGAHVEELSWFWIVAPLTGLIVQPIIGYYSDRTWTRLGRRRPYFLTGAILASLGLIFMPNAAMFTAFLPALWVGAGLLMIMDASFNIAMEPFRALVADILPSDQRTLGFSIQTILIGIGAVVGSWLPYALTNWFGIANTAQSGEVPLNLLLSFIIGAIVLLVSIIVTVVTTKEYSPEEMAQMQLSEEGNIEEEEKEEEKSSILDIFSDFKKMPLTMKQLSFVQFFSWFGLFGMWVFSTPAIAHHIYGLPLSDSSSEAYQNAGDWVGVLFGVYNLVSAIYAFFLPAIAKKIGRKRTHEISLVIGGLGLVSIFIMPNQYWLILSMVGVGIAWASILAMPYAILAGSIPVKKMGVYMGIFNFFIVIPQIINALIGGPIVKYLYGGDAIYALIASGVSFLIAAMLVSRVKDVDDKVVIVK
- the pgmB gene encoding beta-phosphoglucomutase — protein: MKKEIGFIFDLDGVIVDTAKYHYLAWKNLANSLGFNFTEKQNEQLKGVSRVKSLEILLKYGNVKLSEEKKQSLLLEKNKEYLEYVYKMTPKEILPGVNQLLTFLETNNIKFALGSASKNAPLILEKVELYKRFTAIVDGNDVSKAKPNPEVFLIGAKKLGMKPENCIVVEDAIAGIQAANAAKMISIGIGDKKVLSEAAYVFKDMTEITPDFLKNLIN
- a CDS encoding family 65 glycosyl hydrolase domain-containing protein, producing MNKNYIVPNEWSIVEEVFDTKNVKASESLFSIGNGSMGQRANFEEDYSGETLQGSYIGGVYYPDKTRVGWWKNGYPEYFAKVLNAPNWIGIHIQINGTNLDLNLCEVANFRRELNMKEGWLSRSFKATLKTGEQILVKTKRLISIELNEVGAIEYSITAVNFSGEITFSPYIDAGIVNEDSNYNEYFWETLQIVEGENKGSILSKTLKTEFHVATAMNVSFTLNNLKLEVLQETNIEEKSLTYSYKIDVSQGDVATIYKYGSYVSSLNYKNNELIEASFQNVQTASELRFEDLLNLQKQSWATIWRTADIVIEGDIKAQQGIRFNIFQLNQTYMGTDARLNIGPKGFTGEKYGGSTYWDTEAYCIPFYMGTKDAQVAKNLLLYRYNQLDKAIENAQKLGFTNGAALYPMVTMNGEECHNEWEITFEEIHRNGAMIYGIYNYVNYTNDFEYIPKFGLEVMIGVARFWYQRANFSAVKNQYVILGVTGPNEYENNVNNNFYTNYLAKWCIEYAVESLQKVKNEYPEDYSRVFAKASLTETETKEWLQVANNMYFPFSEKHNVYLQQDDFLDKELIPAAELSKKERPINQKWSWDRILRSCYIKQADVLQGMFFFEDKFTKQELERHFDFYEPLTVHESSLSPCVHSILAASIDRMPKAYEQYVRTARLDLDDYNHEVDEGCHITSMAGTWMSIVQGFGGMRVSEDGKLVFNPQIPKQWKSYSFTINFRNQILKIKVNQAKTIFELEGTHELQIKVNNKTIIVTPNNLVTV
- a CDS encoding glycoside hydrolase family 13 protein, whose product is MKKISLFLALIIINFSIKAQKIKKIEPPFWWADMNYNQLELLIYGDNIASFTPSVENEDILITGVKKTENNRYLFLDLDVSKAQVGTFKINFTKKGKKNNFSVNYELKQRSSNSKFRTGFDSSDVVYLLMPDRFANGDVTNDSSSEVIEKGNRSLKGGRHGGDIQGIINHLDYIKQLGATAIWSTPLLEDNQSTYSYHGYAISNPYKIDPRYGTNKLYKNLAEKAHEKGLKLIMDYVTNHWGSANWIIKDLPTRDWIHQFPNFQRSNYRMTTQYDPYASKIDTKLCMNGWFDTTMPDLNQNNPLVLNYLIQNAIWWIEYANLDGLRVDTYSYNDKEGISKWTKAIMDEYPNFNIVGEVWMHNQAAISYWQKDSKIGAIESYNSYLPSVMDFTLHDALTAMFNEDNASWNDGMIKAYNNFANDYLYSNSNNLLVFVDNHDTQRINEIFNGDIHKYKLALTLISTVRGIPQLYYGSEIGMRGNKNNGDGDIRKDFPGGWENDSNNAFINSGRTKKQQEYFNFTSKLLNWRKNSKVIQTGKTTHYIPENNVYIYFRYNEKKSVMVVINNNPKEQIIPLKRFAENLKKYTSGIDILTNTKFDLTQKEISVQGKTALVIELN
- a CDS encoding alpha/beta hydrolase translates to MKFIKIFLLILISVVFYNCKNNKTKKPTNEGIKVIAVKAVLSSGKLERVVNFPSKFVQPRNVDIWLPNNYSSKNKYAVLYMHDGQMLFDSTKTWNHQEWKVDEIVGKLLAEKKIKNTIVVGVWNRPKNRHTDYYPKKAFEFLPKKFKDSIFKITEKQYVSDFKVLQSDNYLKFIVKEVKPYIDSHYSTFTTKENTFIAGSSMGGLISWYALCEYPNIFGGAACLSTHWIGFKPQGNSPVPNSFFTYLEQNLPSSNNHKIYFDYGTKTLDKFYLPYQHRVDEILKTKGYNELNSKNLKFEGLDHSENSWNQRFQIPVEFLLKK